In Prunus dulcis chromosome 1, ALMONDv2, whole genome shotgun sequence, the following are encoded in one genomic region:
- the LOC117614347 gene encoding uncharacterized protein LOC117614347, protein MASSELAVSHSESSAVTATVDPITASSSLKRKRPPMIEIPNVLQEIKTEKLRDFTPENDAVCFSGIGVGVSASKGKKKFMEDTHKIVSCLQGNNSKKGFFGVYDGHGGKKAADFVADNLHNNILEMMEVHTEIEEAVKAGYLKTDQEFLKQGLGSGTCCVTALIERQEVVISNLGDCRAVLCRGGVAEALTLDHTAEQEDERKRIENEGGYVEFHRGAWRVHGVLSVSRSIGDAHLKDWVLAEPETKILQLTPDMEFLVLASDGLWGEVGNQEAIDTVTRLCSVQKKLGPSGDLLKDNEEDYGCVSVSPSSKLRRISLVKKLKGTQSPGYKKTVNSWKESENDFPSENESPPSKSRRISLVKRANMKNESPIKETQSPGCKKTDNSCKDSENDFASENESPRSKSRKISLVKRVNMKNESPVKDTQSPGYKKTVNSWKDNENDFPSENESPPSKSRRISLVKRVNMKIQPASGGLVAACKELVNLALSRGSLDDITVMIIDLNHFRCIPACFSSGTQRPVDDPNPTSVIRAGQSVFMSVYSTKIAGQCRLITITWCKNLLLHGLSVSVQGQDGDEDYRCKVELKPWYFWRKQGSKQFLVDGSTVDVVWDLKAAKFNGETEPRSDYYVAIVCEEEVVLLVGDQKKDAYRRTGCRPSLIEPILVSRKEHLFGKKRYSTRIKFHEKESFHEVLIECNNISATGADPELEIKIDGSIALHVKHLHWKFRGNECVDINKTKVEVYWDVHDWLFSSGPRHGMFIFKPISSSSPETAQSTQEQELTEKSSCAAEEEDDKAGGSSVFSLFVYAWKVE, encoded by the exons ATGGCGAGCTCAGAACTCGCCGTTTCGCATTCTGAGTCTTCAGCGGTTACCGCCACAGTAGATCCCATTAccgcttcttcttctctgaaGCGGAAGAGACCCCCCATGATTGAGATCCCAAACGTCTTGCAAGAAATTAAAACCGAAAAGCTCCGAGATTTCACGCCAGAGAACGATGCCGTCTGCTTCAGTGGGATTGGAGTTGGGGTCTCCGCGTCCAAAGGCAAGAAAAAGTTTATGGAAGATACCCACAAGATAGTTTCTTGCTTACAAGGCAACAACTCCAAGAAG GGTTTCTTTGGGGTGTATGATGGGCATGGTGGCAAGAAGGCTGCAGATTTTGTTGCTGACAATTTGCACAATAATATTCTTGAAATGATGGAAGTGCATACAGAAATAGAAGAGGCGGTTAAAGCTGGGTATCTGAAAACAGACCAGGAGTTCTTGAAACAG GGTTTAGGAAGTGGTACCTGCTGTGTCACAGCCTTAATTGAAAGGCAAGAGGTCGTTATTTCAAACTTGGGGGATTGCAGGGCTGTTCTTTGTAGAGGTGGAGTGGCGGAGGCTCTTACCTTGGATCATACGGCAGAACAGGAGGACGAACGCAAAAGAATAGAGAATGAG GGAGGATATGTAGAGTTCCACCGAGGAGCATGGAGAGTTCATGGGGTTCTTTCTGTTTCTAGAAGCATTGGAGATGCTCATCTGAAGGACTGGGTGCTGGCTGAGCCTGAAACAAAGATCCTACAGCTCACTCCAGATATGGAATTTCTTGTATTGGCTTCGGATGGACTGTGGGGAGAG GTTGGCAACCAAGAAGCCATTGATACGGTGACCCGATTATGTTCGGTTCAGAAAAAATTGGGACCCTCAGGAGATCTACTGAAGGATAATGAGGAGGACTATGGCTGTGTTAGTGTGAGCCCTTCATCAAAGTTACGAAGAATTTCTCTAGTTAAGAAACTTAAAGGCACACAATCTCCAGGCTATAAGAAGACAGTCAATAGCTGGAAAGAGAGTGAGAATGACTTCCCGAGTGAAAATGAGAGCCCTCCATCGAAGTCAAGAAGAATCTCTTTAGTAAAGCGAGCAAACATGAAGAATGAATCTCCCATAAAAGAGACTCAATCTCCAGGCTGTAAGAAGACTGACAATAGCTGCAAAGATAGTGAGAATGACTTCGcgagtgaaaatgaaagcccCCGATCGAAGTCAAGAAAAATATCCTTAGTAAAGCGAGTAAACATGAAGAACGAATCTCCTGTAAAAGATACTCAATCTCCAGGCTATAAGAAGACCGTTAATAGCTGGAAAGATAATGAGAATGACTTTccaagtgaaaatgaaagcccTCCATCAAAGTCAAGAAGAATATCATTGGTAAAGCGAGTAAATATGAAGATTCAACCAGCCTCCGGTGGACTGGTGGCTGCTTGTAAGGAGCTTGTGAACCTTGCATTGAGTAGGGGTAGTTTGGACGACATCACAGTGATGATAATTGATCTAAATCATTTCAGATGC ATTCCTGCTTGCTTTTCATCCGGTACTCAAAGGCCGGTTGATGATCCAAATCCAACGAGCGTGATCAGGGCAGGACAGAGTGTGTTCATGTCAGTGTACAGCACAAAGATAGCTGGTCAGTGCCGTCTGATCACCATCACTTGGTGCAAGAACTTGTTGCTACATGGCCTCTCTGTTTCTGTTCAAGGCCAAGATGGAGACGAAGATTATCGGTGTAAGGTTGAGCTGAAGCCGTGGTACTTTTGGAGGAAGCAAGGCTCCAAGCAATTTCTGGTGGATGGCAGCACAGTTGATGTGGTCTGGGACCTAAAAGCTGCAAAATTCAACGGAGAAACCGAGCCGCGATCAGACTATTATGTTGCTATTGTGTGTGAAGAGGAGGTGGTGTTGCTTGTTGGTGATCAAAAGAAAGATGCATACAGAAGAACAGGTTGCAGGCCATCACTCATAGAACCCATCTTGGTTTCAAGGAAGGAACATTTGTTTGGCAAGAAGAGATACTCAACAAGAATCAAGTTCCATGAAAAGGAAAGCTTTCATGAGGTTTTGATTGAGTGCAACAACATCTCTGCCACTGGGGCTGATCCAGAACTGGAGATAAAGATAGATGGGAGCATAGCCCTCCATGTCAAGCACCTCCATTGGAAATTCAGAGGTAATGAGTGTGTTGATataaacaaaactaaagttgaAGTTTATTGGGATGTTCATGATTGGCTCTTCAGCTCTGGGCCAAGGCATGGAATGTTCATTTTCAAGCCAATATCATCTTCATCACCAGAAACTGCGCAGTCAACCCAAGAACAAGAGTTGACTGAAAAGTCAAGTTGTGCAGCAGAAGAAGAGGATGACAAGGCAGGTGGGTCATCTGTATTTTCCTTATTCGTTTATGCTTGGAAGGTGGAATGA
- the LOC117614348 gene encoding GDSL esterase/lipase At3g26430-like: METRFLLRLRDHHVLFGLVIWATLVLPSLSISVRSCSFPAMFNFGDSNSDTGGLSAAFGQAPYPNGETYFHTPSGRYSDGRLLIDFIAESLRLPHLSAFLDSVGSNFSHGANFATAGSTIRPPNTTISQSGVSPISLDVQLVQFLDFRTRSQIYQKKGEVFGKLLPKKEYFSQALYTFDIGQNDLTAGYKLNLTTEQVKAYVPDVLSQLSHTIKIVYEQGGRSFWIHNTGPLGCLPYVLDRFLINPAQIDKYGCADQFNEVAQYFNQRLKEALLHLKKDLPLAAITYVDVYSVKRTLITQTKKYGFGNPLIACCGHGGKYNYNR; encoded by the exons ATGGAAACTCGCTTCCTCCTAAGACTAAGAGATCATCATGTTCTCTTTGGCCTTGTAATTTGGGCAACATTAGTGCTTCCGAGTCTTAGCATTTCTGTACGATCATGCTCTTTCCCGGCCATGTTCAACTTTGGGGACTCAAACTCAGACACTGGGGGCCTGTCTGCAGCTTTTGGACAAGCCCCTTACCCAAATGGAGAGACTTATTTCCACACCCCATCCGGACGCTACTCTGATGGGCGTCTTCTAATTGACTTCATAG CGGAAAGCTTGAGATTGCCTCATCTGAGCGCTTTTCTGGACTCGGTGGGCTCAAACTTCAGCCATGGAGCCAATTTTGCCACAGCTGGATCAACCATAAGGCCCCCAAACACAACCATATCACAAAGTGGGGTCAGCCCCATTTCTTTAGATGTGCAGCTTGTTCAATTCTTGGACTTCCGTACAAGATCCCAAATATATCAAAAAAAAG GTGAAGTATTTGGTAAATTGCTGCCCAAGAAAGAGTATTTTTCTCAAGCCCTTTATACCTTTGACATTGGCCAAAATGATCTCACTGCTGGCTACAAACTCAACCTCACCACAGAACAAGTCAAGGCTTATGTTCCAGATGTACTGAGCCAGCTCTCTCATACCATTAAG ATTGTATATGAACAAGGAGGAAGATCATTTTGGATACATAACACAGGCCCACTGGGCTGCCTCCCTTACGTTCTGGACCGCTTCCTCATCAACCCGGCCCAAATAGATAAATATGGGTGTGCGGATCAGTTCAATGAGGTGGCCCAATATTTCAACCAAAGACTAAAGGAAGCTTTGCTTCACCTTAAGAAAGATCTTCCACTGGCTGCAATCACCTATGTTGATGTCTACTCAGTAAAGCGCACCCTTAtcacccaaaccaaaaaatatg GATTTGGGAATCCCCTTATAGCATGTTGCGGGCATGGTGGGAAATATAATTACAACAGGTAA
- the LOC117614349 gene encoding GDSL esterase/lipase At3g26430-like isoform X2: MSLEATKNSKTKYVWHLSWHQVKKENQPTQIIQCNSIALVKLNPLFSANSLGLPFLSAYLDSVGSNFSHGANFATAASTIRPQNTTLHQSGFSPISLDVQYDEFYDFPPRSQIVRSQGGVFEQLMPKAEDFSRALYTFDIGQNDLAAGFFFNMSTAQVKAYVPDVLNQFKSIVKNVYDQGGRYFWIHNTGPVGCLPYVLARLPVLASQVDKAGCATPYNEVAQFFNHGLKEVVVQLREELPLAAITYVDIYSAKYFLISQPKKHGFEQPIRACCGQGGKYNNNLHCGGKIKVHGREILVGKACQDPSLWVNWDGFHYTQAANKRVFDQIVDGSFSDPPVPLNNACHRQQQAH; this comes from the exons ATGAGTTTGGAAGCTAccaaaaattccaaaacaaaatacgTATGGCATCTCAGCTGGCATCaagtgaaaaaagaaaatcaacctACTCAGATTATCCAATGTAATAGTATTGCCTTGGTTAAATTGAATCCTCTGTTTTCAGCTAACAGCCTCGGATTGCCATTTCTTAGCGCATATCTTGATTCTGTGGGGAGCAACTTCAGTCATGGAGCCAACTTTGCGACGGCAGCCTCAACCATCAGACCTCAAAACACAACTCTTCATCAGAGTGGGTTTAGCCCCATTTCTTTGGATGTTCAATACGACGAGTTCTATGATTTTCCTCCAAGATCCCAAATTGTTCGTAGTCAAG GTGGAGTATTTGAACAACTAATGCCTAAAGCAGAAGATTTCTCTCGTGCATTGTACACCTTTGATATTGGTCAGAACGATTTAGCAGCCGGCTTTTTCTTCAACATGTCCACTGCCCAAGTCAAAGCTTATGTTCCTGATGTCCTCAATCAATTCAAAAGCATTGTCAAG AATGTATACGATCAAGGAGGTAGATACTTTTGGATACACAATACGGGTCCTGTAGGCTGTCTCCCCTATGTATTGGCCCGCCTACCGGTATTAGCCTCTCAGGTGGACAAGGCCGGATGTGCCACACCTTACAATGAAGTTGCTCAGTTTTTCAACCATGGATTGAAAGAAGTTGTGGTCCAATTAAGAGAAGAACTACCATTGGCTGCAATCACATATGTTGATATTTACTCAGCCAAATACTTCCTCATTAGCCAACCCAAAAAACATG GATTTGAGCAACCAATAAGAGCATGCTGTGGTCAAGGAGGGAAGTACAACAACAACTTGCACTGTGGTGGAAAGATTAAGGTGCATGGCAGGGAAATATTGGTGGGAAAGGCATGCCAAGACCCATCACTCTGGGTAAATTGGGATGGGTTTCATTACACTCAAGCAGCTAACAAAAGGGTCTTTGATCAAATTGTAGATGGTTCATTTTCTGACCCACCAGTTCCATTGAACAATGCTTGCCATAGGCAGCAGCAAGCTCATTGA
- the LOC117614349 gene encoding GDSL esterase/lipase At3g26430-like isoform X1, producing MLSLSLCVPYMIMESHFSKTLVVTILVSLSVSLAPCLVLASTSCKFPAIFNFGDSNSDTGGFSAVFGQARPPHGESYFHGPAGRYCDGRLVIDFIANSLGLPFLSAYLDSVGSNFSHGANFATAASTIRPQNTTLHQSGFSPISLDVQYDEFYDFPPRSQIVRSQGGVFEQLMPKAEDFSRALYTFDIGQNDLAAGFFFNMSTAQVKAYVPDVLNQFKSIVKNVYDQGGRYFWIHNTGPVGCLPYVLARLPVLASQVDKAGCATPYNEVAQFFNHGLKEVVVQLREELPLAAITYVDIYSAKYFLISQPKKHGFEQPIRACCGQGGKYNNNLHCGGKIKVHGREILVGKACQDPSLWVNWDGFHYTQAANKRVFDQIVDGSFSDPPVPLNNACHRQQQAH from the exons ATGCTCTCCCTCAGTCTCTGTGTCCCATACATGATAATGGAATCACATTTCTCAAAAACACTAGTTGTCACTATTTTGGTGTCACTCTCAGTGAGCTTGGCACCATGCTTGGTTTTGGCCTCAACTTCATGCAAGTTCCCGGCTATTTTCAACTTCGGGGACTCAAACTCTGACACCGGTGGCTTCTCTGCAGTTTTTGGCCAGGCTCGTCCACCCCATGGAGAGTCCTACTTCCACGGCCCAGCCGGTCGTTATTGCGATGGCCGCCTTGTCATTGATTTTATAG CTAACAGCCTCGGATTGCCATTTCTTAGCGCATATCTTGATTCTGTGGGGAGCAACTTCAGTCATGGAGCCAACTTTGCGACGGCAGCCTCAACCATCAGACCTCAAAACACAACTCTTCATCAGAGTGGGTTTAGCCCCATTTCTTTGGATGTTCAATACGACGAGTTCTATGATTTTCCTCCAAGATCCCAAATTGTTCGTAGTCAAG GTGGAGTATTTGAACAACTAATGCCTAAAGCAGAAGATTTCTCTCGTGCATTGTACACCTTTGATATTGGTCAGAACGATTTAGCAGCCGGCTTTTTCTTCAACATGTCCACTGCCCAAGTCAAAGCTTATGTTCCTGATGTCCTCAATCAATTCAAAAGCATTGTCAAG AATGTATACGATCAAGGAGGTAGATACTTTTGGATACACAATACGGGTCCTGTAGGCTGTCTCCCCTATGTATTGGCCCGCCTACCGGTATTAGCCTCTCAGGTGGACAAGGCCGGATGTGCCACACCTTACAATGAAGTTGCTCAGTTTTTCAACCATGGATTGAAAGAAGTTGTGGTCCAATTAAGAGAAGAACTACCATTGGCTGCAATCACATATGTTGATATTTACTCAGCCAAATACTTCCTCATTAGCCAACCCAAAAAACATG GATTTGAGCAACCAATAAGAGCATGCTGTGGTCAAGGAGGGAAGTACAACAACAACTTGCACTGTGGTGGAAAGATTAAGGTGCATGGCAGGGAAATATTGGTGGGAAAGGCATGCCAAGACCCATCACTCTGGGTAAATTGGGATGGGTTTCATTACACTCAAGCAGCTAACAAAAGGGTCTTTGATCAAATTGTAGATGGTTCATTTTCTGACCCACCAGTTCCATTGAACAATGCTTGCCATAGGCAGCAGCAAGCTCATTGA
- the LOC117614350 gene encoding GDSL esterase/lipase At3g26430-like, whose amino-acid sequence MIMEPHSSKTLVLTILVSLSLSLAPCLALASTSCKFPAIFNFGDSNSDTGGLSAVFGQARSPHGESYFHGPAGRYCDGRLVIDFIAKSFGLPFLSAYLDSVGSNFSHGANFATAGSTIRPQNTTLRQSGFSPISLDVQYNEFYDFHPRSQVARNRGGVFKQLMPKAQDFSRALYTFDIGQNDLTAGLFLNMSTTQVKAYVPDVLNQFKNIVKNIYGQGGRYFWIHNTGPIGCLPYVLDRLPVLAAQVDNAGCAIPYNKVAQFFNRGLKQAVFQLRKDLPLAAITYVDVYSAKFSLISQPEKHGFKEPVRACCGHGGKYNYNLHIGCGGKAKVHGKVKLLGKACQDPSLWVNWDGVHYTQAANKRVFDQIVDGSFSDPPIPLKRACHRQQAH is encoded by the exons ATGATTATGGAGCCACATTCCTCAAAAACACTAGTTCTCACCATTTTGGTGTCACTCTCACTGAGCTTAGCACCATGCTTGGCTTTGGCCTCAACTTCGTGCAAATTTCCAGCTATATTCAACTTTGGTGACTCAAACTCCGACACGGGTGGCTTGTCTGCGGTTTTCGGCCAGGCTCGCTCGCCCCATGGAGAGTCCTACTTCCACGGCCCAGCCGGTCGTTACTGCGATGGCCGTCTTGTCATTGATTTTATAG CTAAGAGCTTCGGATTGCCATTTCTTAGCGCATATCTTGATTCTGTGGGGAGCAACTTCAGCCATGGAGCCAACTTTGCCACGGCTGGCTCAACCATCAGACCCCAGAACACAACTCTTCGCCAGAGTGGTTTTAGCCCCATCTCACTGGACGTTCAATACAATGAGTtctatgattttcatccaagaTCCCAAGTTGCTCGAAATCGAG GTGGGGTTTTTAAACAACTCATGCCTAAAGCACAAGATTTCTCTCGTGCATTGTACACCTTTGATATTGGCCAGAACGATTTAACGGCCGGTTTGTTCTTGAACATGTCCACTACCCAAGTAAAAGCTTATGTTCCTGATGTCCTAAATCAGTTCAAAAACATTGTCAAG AACATATATGGTCAAGGAGGTAGATATTTCTGGATACACAATACAGGTCCCATTGGTTGTCTTCCATACGTTTTGGACCGCCTACCTGTATTAGCCGCGCAGGTAGACAACGCCGGATGTGCCATACCTTACAATAAAGTTGCTCAATTTTTCAACCGTGGATTAAAACAGGCTGTGTTCCAATTAAGAAAAGATCTGCCATTGGCTGCAATCACATATGTTGATGTTTACTCAGCCAAGTTCTCCCTCATTAGCCAACCCGAAAAGCATG GATTTAAGGAACCAGTAAGAGCATGTTGTGGTCATGGTGGGAAGTACAATTATAACTTGCACATTGGATGTGGAGGAAAGGCTAAGGTTCATGGCAAAGTAAAATTGCTGGGAAAGGCATGCCAAGACCCGTCTCTCTGGGTGAATTGGGATGGTGTGCATTACACTCAAGCAGCTAACAAAAGGGTGTTTGATCAGATTGTAGATGGTTCATTTTCAGACCCACCAATTCCATTGAAAAGGGCTTGCCATAGGCAGCAAGCTCATTAG
- the LOC117614352 gene encoding eukaryotic translation initiation factor 4B2 encodes MAKPWGGIGAWAADSERAEAEELAEAAQAESQSFPSLKEAANTKPKKKKMTLSEFNMGGSFSASGPAASSRVGLTPEEMMRLPTGPKERSADEMQFGRLGGGFSSYGRSGSNPGRGRDRDDAEGSWGGGGRRSYGGFDDDRRGPSSRVSDFDQPSRADEVDNWALTKKSLPSSDSGRQNRYGSLGGGGGGGGGGGGSGGAGVGVGGPWSRADEVDNWAVGKKPAPARTSTFGSGFRDSGPEPDRWARGGREVDGVERERPRLVLDPPKGELGVNESVQVVKTNKPSPFGAARPREEILAEKGLDWKKLDSEIDAKKTSRPTSAHSSRPSSAQSSRSEGPGLHGSENVVKPRPKVNPFGDAKPREVLLEERGKDWRKMDLELEHLSVDRLETEEERKLKEEIDHLKKELEKESPDKTNSETGQESGGDQASLRDIVLQKERELETLIHDLDDKVRFGQKAIDRPGSGAGRPGSGAGRPGSGAGRAGSFLDRTPSQSGSFEDSRSTEFIDRPHSHGKGDAWTRPFDDRRSFQGGRERGFLGNRDMGRARSRERW; translated from the exons ATGGCCAAACCCTGGGGTGGTATCGGCGCCTGGGCCGCCGACTCTGAGCGAGCCGAAGCGGAGGAGCTCGCGGAGGCTGCCCAAGCAGAGTCCCAGAGCTTCCCGAGCCTCAAGGAAGCCGCGAACACAAAgcccaagaagaagaagatgacccTCTCCGAGTTCAACATGGGGGGCTCTTTCTCCGCCTCCGGGCCCGCCGCCTCAAGTCGGGTCGGCCTCACTCCTGAAGAGATGATGCGCCTCCCTACCGGCCCCAAAGAGCGCTCTGCAGACGAAATGCAGTTTGGTCGCCTCGGCGGTGGGTTTTCCTCGTACGGCCGCTCCGGTTCGAATCCGGGTCGGGGAAGGGACCGTGACGACGCGGAAGGGTCGTGGGGCGGTGGTGGCAGAAGATCCTACGGTGGATTCGATGACGACCGAAGGGGTCCCTCTTCTAGGGTTTCGGATTTCGATCAACCGTCGAGGGCAGACGAGGTTGACAATTGGGCATTGACCAAGAAGTCTCTTCCTTCTTCAGATTCAGGTCGGCAGAACCGGTATGGCTCACTCggtggcggcggcggcggtggtggcggtggcggtggcagTGGAGGTGCCGGTGTGGGTGTTGGCGGACCTTGGTCTAGGGCAGACGAGGTTGATAACTGGGCTGTTGGGAAGAAGCCTGCTCCTGCAAGAACATCCACATTTGGGTCTGGATTTCGCGATTCGGGGCCGGAGCCCGATCGCTGGGCGAGAGGCGGACGCGAGGTGGACGGCGTTGAGAGAGAGCGACCCAGATTGGTTTTGGATCCTCCAAAAGGCGAGTTGGGCGTGAATGAGTCAGTGCAGGTTGTGAAGACCAATAAGCCCAGCCCGTTCGGGGCAGCTCGACCTAGAGAGGAGATTTTGGCCGAGAAGGGGTTGGATTGGAAGAAGTTGGACTCAGAAATTGACGCCAAGAAGACGAGTCGGCCAACGAGTGCGCACTCAAGCAGGCCTTCCAGTGCTCAGTCAAGTCGGTCTGAAGGTCCTGGGCTGCATGGGAGTGAGAATGTGGTGAAGCCGCGGCCCAAAGTGAACCCATTTGGTGATGCCAAGCCAAGGGAAGTTTTGCTGGAGGAGCGAGGTAAAGATTGGCGGAAGATGGATCTCGAGTTGGAGCATCTCAGTGTTGACAG ACTCGAAacagaagaggaaaggaaattAAAGGAAGAAATTGATCATCTAAAGAAGGAACTTGAGAAAGAATCTCCAGATAAAACGAACAGCGAAACTGGGCAAGAGTCTGGTGGTGACCAGGCAAGTCTACGCGATATAGTACTTCAGAAGGAAAGGGAATTGGAGACACTGATCCACGATTTGGATGACAAAGTTCGCTTTGGTCAGAAGGCCATCGATAGACCTGGGTCTGGGGCAGGCAGGCCTGGGTCTGGGGCAGGCAGGCCTGGGTCTGGAGCAGGCAGGGCTGGTAGCTTTCTTGACAGGACACCTTCTCAATCTGGGTCATTTGAAGATTCTAGAAGTACGGAATTCATCGATAGGCCTCACTCACATGGCAAAGGAGATGCGTGGACAAGGCCTTTTGATGACAGAAGGTCATTTCAAGGTGGCAGGGAAAGAGGATTTCTGGGGAACAGAGACATGGGCAG GGCAAGGTCAAGAGAAAGATGGTGA
- the LOC117616396 gene encoding sufE-like protein 2, chloroplastic: protein MNSTTIPTTLLYFSPSPAASTESSSKRQAHNPRHVQLKLDKRQNCRNFLSKSIKCTQNRGIRNPTALASCLAATEAPPSKAAELVADKLKRLVLEFRSLAEPIDRVKRLLHYAARLPPYNESTRKPESRVPGCSTQVWVEAEMDELGRMRFRADSDSEISKGFCSCLIWMLDGAEAAEVLEVKTRDLEDVNVGVYGKVNSRVNTWHNVLLAMQRKTQALVAEREGKRPLEALPSLLASANEHQFFHPSSRQ, encoded by the exons ATGAACTCCACCacaataccaacaacacttctttatttctctccctctcctgCCGCCTCCACTGAATCGTCATCAAAACGCCAAGCTCACAACCCTAGACACGTCCAATTGAAACTCGACAAACGACAAAACTGCAGGAATTTCTTATCAAAATCCATAAAATGCACCCAGAATCGCGGTATTCGAAACCCGACCGCGCTGGCTTCTTGCTTGGCGGCGACGGAGGCTCCGCCTTCGAAGGCTGCGGAGCTGGTGGCGGACAAGCTAAAACGACTCGTTTTGGAATTTAGGTCTCTGGCCGAGCCGATAGACCGCGTGAAGCGACTATTACACTATGCGGCGAGACTGCCTCCGTACAACGAGTCGACTCGGAAGCCGGAGAGCCGAGTCCCGGGCTGCTCGACTCAGGTCTGGGTCGAGGCCGAGATGGACGAGTTGGGGAGGATGAGGTTCCGAGCCGATAGCGACTCGGAGATCTCTAAGGGCTTCTGCTCGTGCCTGATTTGGATGCTGGACGGCGCGGAGGCGGCGGAGGTTTTGGAGGTCAAGACGCGAGATTTGGAGGACGTGAATGTGGGGGTGTACGGAAAGGTGAATTCGAGAGTGAACACGTGGCACAACGTGTTGTTGGCGATGCAGAGAAAGACTCAAGCTTTGGTTGCGGAGCGAGAGGGGAAGCGGCCGTTGGAGGCTTTGCCTTCTCTGCTTGCGTCCGCCAATGAG CACCAATTTTTCCACCCTTCATCACGTCAATAA